TACGAGGCGATCCCGGAATGGATCGCCGGATTCGGGCTCACCACGGCCCGCACGCTCCCCGTCTAGCCACCCACCCGGAGAAGAGGCCGCCATGGAACCCGACCCCCGGCGCAGCGCACTGTGCCACCGCGACGACGCCGCGCCGCGGACGCCGGCGGACGCGACATGAGCCGCCCGTCGATCTGGTCGGCGCTCGCGGGCCTCGCGTTCACCGTCGGCTACGTGCAGGTCGGCGAGTGGCGGACCCGGGTGCTGGAGGCGGGCGCGGGCGAGCCGCTGGTGCTCATGCACGGCACCGGCGGCCACATCGAGGCCTACGCGCACAATCTGGTGCCCCTCGCGCAGCACTTCCGCGTGATCGCCTACGAGTACCCCGGGCACGGGTGGACCACCCACGCCACCCGCGACCTGGAGCTGCCCGACTACGTCGCGCATCTGGACGGGCTGCTCGACGCGCTGGGCGTCGGGCGCGCCCACCTGTCGGGGGAGTCGCTCGGCGGCTGGCTGGCGCTCAAGTACGCGGCCGCCCATCCGGGGCGCGTCGGCCGGGTGCTGCTCAACACCCCGGGCGGCACGATGGCCACCCCCGAGGTGATGGAGCGGATCCGCAGCCTGTCGCAGGCCGCTGCCGACGACCCCAGCCACGAGCGGATCAGGGCCCGCCTGGAGTGGCTGATGGCCGACCCGTCCTCGGTCACCGAGGAGCTGATCGACATCCGCCGGACGATCTACGCCCGTCCCGGGTTCGCCGGGTCCATGCGGCACCTGCTGTGCCTGCAGGACCCCGAGGTCCGCGCCCGCAACCTGGTCACCGACTCCGAGCTGGCCGCCGTCGCCGGG
This sequence is a window from Pseudonocardia petroleophila. Protein-coding genes within it:
- a CDS encoding alpha/beta fold hydrolase; the protein is MSRPSIWSALAGLAFTVGYVQVGEWRTRVLEAGAGEPLVLMHGTGGHIEAYAHNLVPLAQHFRVIAYEYPGHGWTTHATRDLELPDYVAHLDGLLDALGVGRAHLSGESLGGWLALKYAAAHPGRVGRVLLNTPGGTMATPEVMERIRSLSQAAADDPSHERIRARLEWLMADPSSVTEELIDIRRTIYARPGFAGSMRHLLCLQDPEVRARNLVTDSELAAVAGPAMVVWTSDDPSGPAAAGMAMAEKMPDARFEVIKDAGHWPQWEQHEVFNALALDFLTGKRD